The following are encoded together in the Microbacterium hatanonis genome:
- a CDS encoding glycoside hydrolase family 13 protein translates to MTAPDWLADAVFYQIFPERFANADPSLDPQNVVPWGSTPTPDNFFGGDLQGIIDHLDHIVALGANALYLTPIFEADTNHRYDAKDYFSIDHRLGTLETFHALMAECRARGIRIVLDAVLNHCGDGHWAFSDVVENEADSAYVNWFSVEGFPVTAHPTPNYRTCSGCYYLPKWNAYNPEVRHHHLDVARYWIEQGIDGWRLDVPYFINHTFWREFRTTVKGKSEDLYIVAEEWRSPVEWLQGDTADGTMNYTARDLILGFTADGGIDAFALAAGLNALHAEIPAGFHRGMLNLLGSHDTERVLTRHAGDVEAALLSYALLFSLEGAPMVYYGDEVGLTGDNDPGCRGAMPWNEESWNTRLLDGIRTFAAFRAHQPAMRRGRQTAVALDADTIAIVRSGGDERAAVIVHRGEGTTVDTASIPELAPLDADTVVLGPLGTASLGTAASPGSSA, encoded by the coding sequence GTGACCGCTCCCGACTGGCTCGCCGACGCCGTCTTCTACCAGATCTTCCCCGAGCGGTTCGCGAACGCGGACCCCTCTCTCGACCCCCAGAACGTCGTGCCGTGGGGCTCGACGCCGACACCCGACAACTTCTTCGGCGGTGACCTGCAGGGCATCATCGACCACCTCGACCACATCGTGGCGCTGGGGGCCAACGCGCTCTACCTGACGCCGATCTTCGAGGCCGATACGAACCACCGCTACGACGCCAAGGACTACTTCTCGATCGATCACCGTCTCGGCACGCTCGAGACCTTCCACGCGCTGATGGCCGAGTGCCGTGCGCGAGGCATCCGCATCGTGCTCGACGCCGTGCTCAACCACTGCGGCGACGGCCACTGGGCGTTTTCAGACGTCGTTGAGAACGAGGCCGACTCTGCCTACGTGAACTGGTTCTCGGTCGAGGGATTCCCCGTCACCGCCCACCCGACGCCGAACTACCGCACGTGTTCGGGCTGCTACTACCTGCCGAAGTGGAACGCGTACAACCCCGAGGTGCGGCACCACCATCTCGACGTCGCGCGGTACTGGATCGAACAGGGCATCGACGGGTGGCGGCTCGATGTGCCGTACTTCATCAACCACACGTTCTGGCGCGAGTTCCGTACCACGGTGAAAGGCAAGAGCGAGGATCTCTACATCGTCGCCGAAGAATGGCGCTCACCCGTCGAATGGCTGCAGGGCGACACCGCCGACGGCACCATGAACTACACCGCCCGCGACCTCATCCTCGGCTTCACCGCCGACGGCGGCATCGACGCCTTCGCGCTCGCCGCGGGCCTGAATGCGCTCCACGCCGAGATCCCCGCCGGGTTCCACCGCGGCATGCTCAACCTGCTCGGAAGCCATGACACCGAACGCGTACTCACCCGCCACGCGGGCGACGTCGAGGCTGCCCTGCTCTCGTATGCCCTGCTGTTCTCACTCGAGGGAGCACCGATGGTCTACTACGGCGACGAGGTCGGACTCACCGGCGACAACGACCCCGGTTGTCGCGGCGCGATGCCCTGGAACGAGGAGTCATGGAACACCCGACTGCTCGACGGCATCCGCACCTTCGCCGCATTCCGCGCGCACCAACCGGCGATGCGACGGGGACGACAGACCGCCGTCGCCCTCGATGCCGACACGATCGCGATCGTGCGCTCGGGTGGGGACGAGCGGGCGGCGGTGATCGTGCACCGCGGCGAGGGGACGACCGTCGACACCGCCTCCATTCCCGAGCTCGCTCCTCTCGACGCGGACACCGTCGTGCTCGGGCCGCTCGGCACGGCTTCGCTCGGGACCGCGGCATCACCCGGGAGCTCTGCGTGA
- a CDS encoding carbohydrate ABC transporter permease has protein sequence MRQPLALRLGRHALLITGAAVVIVPFLWMFTTSLQSRAETYTNTSVIPTSWNWQNYLTAWEAAPFGQYYLNSVVMAVGIVSSHLVFDAMAAYAFARLTFPFRNTIFVVLLAALMVPTFVTIIPAYTIVADLGWIDTYAALIVPRMADVFGIILLRQFFVSIPQELEDAARIDGCSRIGTFLRIIVPLSRPAFATLAIFSFLFAWNDFLWPLLVTNTDEVRTIQIGLSSFVGRYGTSWNYLMAGTLTATIPSILVFLFFQRALVRGITTSGLKD, from the coding sequence ATGAGACAGCCCCTCGCCCTGCGCCTCGGGCGCCACGCCCTTCTGATCACCGGTGCGGCGGTCGTGATCGTGCCGTTCCTGTGGATGTTCACGACCTCGCTCCAGAGCCGCGCGGAGACGTACACGAACACGTCGGTCATCCCGACGTCGTGGAACTGGCAGAACTACCTGACAGCGTGGGAGGCCGCACCCTTCGGCCAGTACTACCTCAACAGCGTCGTCATGGCGGTCGGGATCGTCTCGAGCCACCTCGTCTTCGACGCGATGGCCGCCTACGCGTTCGCGCGACTGACGTTCCCGTTCCGCAACACGATCTTCGTCGTGCTGCTCGCCGCGTTGATGGTGCCGACCTTCGTCACGATCATCCCGGCGTATACGATCGTCGCCGACCTCGGCTGGATCGACACCTATGCGGCGCTGATCGTCCCGCGCATGGCCGACGTGTTCGGCATCATCCTGTTGCGGCAGTTCTTCGTGTCGATCCCGCAGGAACTCGAAGACGCGGCGCGGATCGACGGGTGCAGCCGCATCGGGACCTTCCTGCGCATCATCGTGCCCCTCTCCCGCCCCGCCTTCGCGACCCTCGCGATCTTCAGCTTCCTGTTCGCCTGGAACGACTTCCTCTGGCCGCTGCTGGTGACGAACACCGACGAGGTGCGCACGATCCAGATCGGGTTGTCGTCGTTCGTGGGCCGGTACGGCACGAGCTGGAACTACCTCATGGCAGGCACTTTGACGGCGACGATTCCCAGCATCCTCGTTTTCCTCTTCTTCCAACGCGCCCTCGTGCGCGGCATCACCACCTCCGGACTGAAGGACTGA
- a CDS encoding carbohydrate ABC transporter permease, translated as MTSVPTRIRPAQSASGGSAPTRRRRRGDRDQVITALMFLVPALAILGVFVVYPIINAGYTSLTSWNGFDPVKEFVGLDNYVRLAQDPAFWNSLLVTVVYATGVCVLSVATGLAVALLLDAPMRGRGFYRSIYFLPAVTSSVAAAIVWKYMLDPAGFVNALLAQVGIIGPDWLQERWLALGALTALTVWKNVGFNAVLYLTALQALPPAVYEAAQLDGANAWRRLRHMTIPLLAPMTFFVVVQALITSFQAFDLVYVLTEGGPRGGTDVLGMFMYRTAFRLGDFGYGTAIAFVTLLLVLGVTLVQWRASGSGRSDR; from the coding sequence GTGACATCGGTACCCACCCGGATCCGCCCGGCGCAGTCCGCGTCGGGCGGGTCCGCCCCCACCCGGCGGCGCCGCAGAGGGGATCGCGATCAGGTCATCACGGCGCTGATGTTCCTGGTTCCGGCGCTCGCGATCCTCGGCGTCTTCGTCGTCTACCCGATCATCAACGCCGGCTACACGAGCCTCACCTCATGGAACGGCTTCGACCCCGTCAAGGAGTTCGTCGGACTCGACAACTACGTCCGGCTCGCGCAAGACCCGGCGTTCTGGAACAGTCTGCTCGTCACCGTCGTCTACGCGACCGGGGTGTGCGTGCTGTCGGTCGCCACGGGGCTCGCCGTCGCGCTGCTGCTCGACGCTCCCATGCGGGGGCGCGGCTTCTACCGCAGCATCTACTTCCTCCCGGCGGTCACCTCGTCGGTCGCAGCCGCCATCGTGTGGAAGTACATGCTCGACCCGGCGGGGTTCGTGAACGCCCTCCTCGCCCAGGTCGGCATCATCGGCCCGGACTGGCTGCAGGAACGGTGGCTCGCACTCGGTGCGCTGACCGCATTGACCGTGTGGAAGAACGTCGGCTTCAATGCCGTGCTGTATCTCACGGCACTCCAGGCGCTGCCTCCGGCCGTCTACGAGGCGGCGCAGCTCGACGGCGCGAACGCGTGGCGACGCCTGCGGCACATGACGATCCCCCTCCTCGCCCCGATGACGTTCTTCGTCGTCGTGCAGGCGCTCATCACGAGCTTCCAGGCGTTCGATCTGGTCTATGTCCTGACCGAGGGCGGTCCGCGGGGCGGAACCGACGTGCTCGGCATGTTCATGTACCGCACGGCTTTCCGCCTCGGCGACTTCGGGTACGGAACCGCGATCGCGTTCGTCACGCTCCTTCTCGTGCTCGGCGTCACCCTCGTGCAATGGCGGGCCAGCGGGTCAGGACGGAGCGACCGATGA
- a CDS encoding ABC transporter substrate-binding protein, which translates to MKRTSTAAVVIGAVGALVLSGCAANGATGDGPVEVSVWHYWDGTNADAFDAMVDTYNASQSDVRISASNVPNSDFLTKLRASATSDTLPDIAIGDLVWVPQIAEIGTLADLNGRIPDDTLTDVNDALTSFGTIDGKQVSVPVSANNLGYMYNKTLFAEAGLDPENPPTTWDELKAAGQTILDETGKPGYDLYTQAGDSGEGLTWNFQVNLWQAGGDFLTADNSAAAFNTPEGAEALQYWVDLIDSGVSPYAKWGEFEKGQGGSAQEGSWMVGIWAADPPFEFGTAQVPYPSDGEPATNLGGEQAMVFENSDAEADAAADFLSWFLEADQVTEWSKETGMLPVLDSVATGSAYLEWVDSTEPRLLPYVEQMADAHARPNTPLYPTVSLAFAQEIEKALAGEASVDDALDAAERAVNDVLKNG; encoded by the coding sequence ATGAAACGCACGTCCACCGCCGCCGTCGTCATCGGAGCCGTCGGCGCGCTCGTCCTCTCGGGATGCGCCGCGAACGGCGCTACCGGGGACGGGCCCGTCGAGGTGTCCGTCTGGCACTACTGGGACGGCACGAACGCCGACGCGTTCGACGCGATGGTCGACACCTATAACGCGTCGCAGTCCGACGTGAGGATCAGCGCGTCGAACGTGCCGAACTCCGACTTCCTCACGAAGCTGCGAGCCTCGGCGACGTCCGACACTCTGCCCGACATCGCCATCGGCGATCTCGTGTGGGTGCCGCAGATCGCCGAGATCGGCACGCTGGCCGACTTGAACGGCCGCATCCCCGATGACACCCTGACCGACGTCAACGACGCGCTCACCTCGTTCGGCACCATCGACGGCAAGCAGGTCTCGGTACCGGTCTCCGCGAACAACCTGGGCTACATGTACAACAAGACCCTCTTCGCCGAGGCAGGGCTCGACCCCGAGAATCCCCCGACCACGTGGGATGAGCTGAAGGCGGCCGGTCAGACGATCCTCGACGAGACCGGCAAGCCCGGCTACGACCTGTACACGCAGGCCGGTGACAGCGGCGAGGGCCTGACCTGGAACTTCCAGGTCAACCTCTGGCAGGCGGGCGGCGACTTCCTCACCGCCGACAACTCCGCCGCGGCCTTCAACACCCCCGAGGGCGCGGAAGCCCTGCAGTACTGGGTCGACCTCATCGACTCGGGTGTGAGCCCGTACGCGAAGTGGGGCGAGTTCGAGAAGGGGCAGGGCGGTTCCGCTCAGGAAGGCTCGTGGATGGTCGGCATCTGGGCGGCCGACCCGCCGTTCGAGTTCGGCACCGCGCAGGTGCCCTACCCGAGCGACGGCGAACCGGCCACGAACCTCGGCGGCGAGCAGGCCATGGTGTTCGAGAACTCCGATGCCGAGGCCGACGCCGCGGCCGACTTCCTGTCGTGGTTCCTCGAGGCCGACCAGGTGACCGAGTGGAGCAAGGAGACCGGGATGCTGCCGGTGCTCGACTCCGTCGCGACGGGCTCGGCGTACCTCGAGTGGGTGGATTCGACCGAACCCCGCCTTCTCCCCTATGTCGAGCAGATGGCGGACGCTCACGCCCGCCCGAACACGCCCCTGTACCCGACGGTGTCCCTGGCCTTCGCGCAGGAGATCGAGAAGGCGCTCGCCGGCGAAGCATCCGTCGACGACGCGCTCGATGCCGCCGAGCGGGCGGTCAACGACGTGCTGAAGAACGGTTGA
- a CDS encoding glycoside hydrolase family 13 protein, translating to MLVSHTIERPSRLDTAGRAFSWRDAVVYQVYLRSFRDANGDGIGDLGGLSQGLDAIAALGCDAIWLNPCYASPQRDHGYDIADYLTIDPAYGTLEEFDEVVRRAHELGLRVLMDMVANHCSSDHAWFQAALAAEPGSDERARFIFRDGLGPDGELPPNNWDSVFGGFAWTRVTERDGRPGQWYLHSFDTSQPDFDWRHPAVAEHFENVLRFWFERGVDGFRIDVAHGHFKDAALPDHPGGRGPDAGHNHGMWDQPEVHDLYRSWRALGDAYEPEKYFVGEIWVPSPDRLADYLRPDELHNAFSFDLLVQPWNADRFRKAIETGLAVGRGWPAWTLANHDVHRAVTRYGQEQPSYEALPTDMIAAARRRGPADLDRGLRRARAAAALALALPGSMYLYQGEELGLPEVLDLPDAARQDPIWTRSNGTELGRDGCRIPLPWTREGSTFGFSEAAAATTWLPQPAWFGAFARATQAADPDSMLSLHRDLLATRRTHLSGTEPIVWLSPADAEVLAFRRGDVVVVTNFGSAPFTPPSAWGALSPLLASQPLTESATVPPETTVWSRLQRGVAA from the coding sequence ATGCTTGTGAGCCACACCATCGAACGGCCCTCTCGCCTCGACACGGCGGGGCGCGCCTTCTCCTGGCGCGACGCGGTCGTCTACCAGGTCTACCTGCGGTCGTTCCGCGACGCGAACGGCGACGGCATCGGCGACCTCGGCGGCCTGAGCCAGGGTCTCGACGCGATCGCCGCACTCGGCTGCGACGCCATCTGGCTGAACCCCTGCTACGCCTCGCCCCAGCGCGACCACGGGTACGACATCGCCGACTACCTGACGATCGATCCGGCGTACGGCACCCTCGAGGAGTTCGACGAGGTGGTTCGCCGAGCGCACGAGCTCGGGCTGCGCGTACTGATGGACATGGTCGCGAACCACTGCTCGTCCGACCACGCCTGGTTCCAGGCGGCGTTGGCCGCCGAGCCCGGCAGCGACGAGCGGGCGCGCTTCATCTTTCGCGACGGACTCGGCCCCGATGGCGAACTGCCGCCGAACAACTGGGACAGCGTGTTCGGAGGGTTCGCCTGGACCCGCGTCACCGAGCGCGACGGACGCCCCGGGCAGTGGTACCTCCACTCCTTCGATACGAGCCAGCCCGACTTCGATTGGCGGCACCCCGCGGTGGCCGAGCACTTCGAGAACGTGCTGCGGTTCTGGTTCGAGCGGGGAGTCGACGGCTTCCGCATCGACGTCGCGCACGGCCACTTCAAGGACGCCGCCCTGCCCGACCACCCGGGTGGCCGGGGGCCCGACGCCGGCCACAACCACGGCATGTGGGACCAGCCCGAGGTGCACGACCTCTACCGCTCGTGGCGAGCGCTCGGCGATGCCTACGAGCCCGAGAAGTACTTCGTGGGCGAGATCTGGGTCCCCTCCCCCGACCGGCTGGCCGACTACCTGCGACCCGACGAGCTGCACAACGCCTTCTCGTTCGATCTGCTCGTGCAGCCGTGGAACGCCGACCGGTTCCGGAAGGCGATCGAGACCGGACTCGCCGTCGGACGCGGGTGGCCGGCCTGGACACTGGCCAACCATGACGTGCATCGTGCGGTCACCCGCTACGGCCAGGAGCAGCCGTCGTATGAAGCCCTGCCGACCGACATGATCGCCGCGGCGCGACGCAGGGGCCCGGCCGACCTCGATCGCGGTCTTCGCCGTGCGCGCGCGGCAGCCGCCCTCGCCCTCGCGCTCCCGGGGTCGATGTACCTCTATCAGGGCGAAGAACTCGGGTTGCCCGAGGTTCTGGATCTCCCGGATGCTGCGCGCCAAGACCCGATCTGGACCCGCTCGAACGGCACCGAGCTCGGCCGGGACGGGTGCCGCATCCCTCTCCCCTGGACGCGGGAGGGCAGCACCTTCGGATTCAGCGAGGCGGCAGCCGCCACGACCTGGCTCCCGCAGCCCGCGTGGTTCGGCGCGTTCGCCCGGGCGACGCAGGCGGCCGATCCCGACTCGATGCTCTCGCTGCATCGCGATCTCCTCGCCACGCGCCGCACCCACCTCAGCGGAACGGAGCCGATCGTCTGGCTGTCCCCCGCAGATGCCGAGGTGCTCGCCTTCCGACGCGGGGACGTCGTGGTCGTCACGAACTTCGGCTCCGCACCCTTCACGCCGCCGTCCGCCTGGGGCGCACTCTCGCCGCTCCTGGCCTCCCAGCCGCTGACGGAATCCGCGACCGTGCCGCCGGAGACGACCGTGTGGTCGAGGCTGCAGCGCGGTGTCGCAGCCTGA
- a CDS encoding alpha-amylase family glycosyl hydrolase, producing MRTTVRTARVSARTGLAMGAAVALAAGALTWGTGPAPASADPTTSPGPLAEGDVIYQVLVDRFEDGDPTNNDQGDGEYDPSDLGFYHGGDWAGLTDRLDYIADLGVTAIWLSPVSEQQPLSRDGLEASYHGYFTRDFATPNEHFGDRAELQELIDTAHDLGLKMILDVVPNHTADYLAGTSTTYSPSTYKPASPLDDASYFHHAGDCLFNGLETQTQIENCDLGGLDDLDQSNPVVSSHLMNTYKDWVDMGFDGIRVDAARSVPKPWLADFEAEMGVPTFGEVFVGDVDYVSEYQDYEWGVLDFPYFFTVREAFSADTDMNKLGDLFDQDSKYANPNRLETFLDNHDRARFLTWADDNYQRLRSGLTFLLTSRGVPVIYYGTEQADDGNGNPYEVPIANKDNRKDMESFDQNSNLYKHIQRLTAIKAAYPALQVGTQREMWSDTSVYGFSRRVDSTGAEAMTFSSNSWTTQTRTVPLRAESSITVGTTLTNLMNTGDTVTVTAGGVTGKQITVSLGEHESKVYAPGTPVSAYSPEARNTTKIRVHYNVGLGHSIAIRGDEYPFTWTSGRGARNVASDVWEFEVERIPDGETFQFKPLIDDVTWSTGGNFTGTGGDVIDIYPTF from the coding sequence ATGAGAACGACAGTTCGTACCGCTCGCGTCTCCGCGCGTACGGGCCTCGCGATGGGAGCAGCCGTCGCGCTGGCGGCCGGCGCGCTCACCTGGGGCACCGGCCCCGCACCCGCGAGCGCCGACCCCACCACGTCGCCCGGCCCGCTGGCCGAGGGCGACGTGATCTATCAGGTGCTCGTCGACCGGTTCGAAGACGGCGACCCCACCAACAACGACCAGGGCGACGGAGAGTACGATCCGTCCGACCTCGGTTTCTACCACGGCGGCGACTGGGCGGGCCTGACGGACCGGCTCGACTACATCGCCGATCTGGGTGTGACAGCGATCTGGCTCTCGCCCGTCTCCGAGCAGCAGCCGCTCTCGCGCGACGGGCTAGAGGCCAGCTACCACGGCTACTTCACTCGGGACTTCGCGACGCCGAACGAGCATTTCGGCGACCGAGCCGAGCTGCAGGAGCTGATCGACACGGCGCACGATCTCGGACTCAAGATGATCCTCGACGTCGTGCCGAACCACACGGCCGACTACCTCGCGGGCACATCGACGACCTACTCGCCGAGCACCTACAAGCCGGCGAGTCCGCTCGATGACGCGTCGTACTTCCATCACGCCGGCGACTGCCTGTTCAACGGGCTCGAGACGCAGACCCAGATCGAGAACTGCGACCTCGGCGGGCTCGACGACCTCGATCAGTCGAACCCGGTCGTCTCGTCGCACCTGATGAACACGTACAAGGACTGGGTCGACATGGGTTTCGACGGCATCCGGGTCGATGCGGCGCGCTCGGTGCCGAAGCCGTGGCTCGCCGACTTCGAAGCCGAGATGGGTGTGCCGACCTTCGGCGAGGTGTTCGTCGGCGATGTCGACTACGTCTCGGAGTACCAGGACTACGAGTGGGGCGTGCTCGACTTCCCTTACTTCTTCACGGTGCGCGAGGCGTTCTCGGCCGATACCGACATGAACAAGCTCGGCGACCTCTTCGACCAGGACAGCAAGTACGCGAACCCGAACCGGCTCGAGACGTTCCTCGACAACCACGATCGGGCGCGGTTCCTTACCTGGGCCGATGACAACTATCAGCGGCTGCGCTCAGGACTGACGTTCCTCCTGACCTCCCGGGGCGTGCCCGTGATCTACTACGGCACCGAGCAGGCCGACGACGGCAACGGCAACCCCTACGAGGTACCGATCGCGAACAAGGACAACCGCAAGGACATGGAGAGCTTCGATCAGAACTCGAACCTCTACAAGCACATCCAGCGGTTGACCGCGATCAAGGCCGCCTACCCGGCTCTGCAGGTCGGCACACAGCGCGAGATGTGGTCCGACACCTCCGTCTACGGGTTCTCGCGACGCGTCGACAGCACGGGTGCCGAGGCGATGACCTTCTCGTCGAACTCGTGGACGACGCAGACGCGCACGGTGCCGCTGCGCGCCGAGAGCTCGATCACGGTCGGTACGACGCTGACGAACCTCATGAACACGGGCGACACGGTGACCGTGACCGCCGGCGGTGTCACGGGGAAGCAGATCACCGTCTCCCTCGGCGAGCACGAGAGCAAGGTCTATGCGCCCGGCACCCCGGTATCGGCATACAGCCCCGAAGCGCGCAACACCACGAAGATCCGCGTGCACTACAACGTGGGCCTCGGGCACAGCATCGCGATCCGCGGCGACGAGTACCCGTTCACCTGGACCTCCGGCCGAGGCGCGCGCAACGTCGCGTCCGACGTCTGGGAGTTCGAGGTCGAGCGCATCCCCGACGGTGAGACCTTCCAGTTCAAGCCTCTGATCGACGACGTCACCTGGTCGACCGGCGGCAACTTCACCGGGACGGGCGGCGACGTGATCGACATCTATCCCACCTTCTGA
- a CDS encoding RecQ family ATP-dependent DNA helicase: protein MSSSRTSAASIDRIAREVFGWETLLPGQREAIEASVAGRDTLVVLATGGGKSAVYQIAGAKRGGVVVVVSPLVALQADQLASIEAAPAAPAAVAINSSQGAAAEAHAWGRVDEGGPLYVLLAPEQLAKSENVARLAASGVSLLVVDEAHCVSSWGHDFRPDYLRLADVRRELGDPPVLAMTATASGPVREEIVERLGMVDPEVQVHGVDRPEIRLVVHRHESESEKRAAVVEEARSWTAPGLVYVATRAETELYATEIAAEGRRVAAYHAGLRAPERRAVQDRWREGELDVVVATSAFGMGIDRADVRFVLHATTTESLDAYYQEVGRAGRDGEPATGALHYRADDLGLRRFFAKRSFDKPSLRAIWAAITATPGSRIAELSKTVDLPSRTVSRLVNDLVDAGLVDTASGVRATTDRRVDAVVRAVKATLASRERVAESRLSMMRAYAETSHCRRRVLLDYFGVEGPHWCGNCDGCERHEAQRIEAADEAVESPLAVDDVVRHREWGEGTVMSVEADRATVFFESEGYKVVSYTALESGVLEQRESASV from the coding sequence GTGAGTTCCTCCCGTACTTCCGCCGCATCCATCGACCGCATCGCTCGCGAGGTCTTCGGCTGGGAGACGCTCCTCCCGGGGCAGCGTGAAGCGATCGAAGCGTCGGTCGCCGGGCGAGACACCCTCGTCGTCCTCGCCACCGGCGGCGGCAAATCCGCGGTCTACCAGATCGCCGGCGCGAAGCGCGGCGGGGTCGTCGTCGTCGTGTCCCCGCTCGTCGCCCTGCAGGCCGATCAGCTCGCGTCGATCGAAGCCGCACCGGCGGCCCCCGCCGCGGTCGCGATCAATTCCTCCCAGGGTGCGGCTGCTGAGGCGCACGCGTGGGGTCGCGTCGATGAGGGCGGCCCGTTGTACGTGCTGCTCGCCCCCGAGCAACTGGCGAAAAGCGAGAACGTGGCCCGGCTCGCCGCCTCTGGCGTCTCGCTCCTCGTCGTCGACGAGGCGCACTGCGTCTCGTCGTGGGGTCACGATTTCCGGCCGGACTATCTGCGCCTGGCCGACGTGCGTCGCGAGCTCGGCGATCCGCCGGTGCTCGCGATGACGGCGACCGCTTCCGGGCCCGTGCGTGAGGAGATCGTCGAACGCCTCGGGATGGTCGATCCCGAGGTGCAGGTGCACGGCGTCGACCGCCCCGAGATCCGGCTCGTCGTGCACCGCCATGAGAGCGAGAGTGAGAAGCGCGCCGCCGTGGTGGAGGAAGCCCGCAGCTGGACGGCGCCCGGTCTCGTCTACGTCGCCACCCGCGCGGAGACCGAGCTGTACGCCACCGAGATCGCCGCGGAAGGGCGGCGGGTCGCCGCGTATCACGCGGGTCTGCGCGCTCCCGAGCGCCGCGCGGTGCAGGACCGTTGGCGAGAGGGGGAGCTCGACGTCGTGGTCGCGACCTCGGCGTTCGGGATGGGGATCGATCGTGCAGACGTGCGCTTCGTGCTGCACGCGACCACGACCGAATCGCTCGACGCCTACTACCAAGAGGTCGGGCGAGCGGGACGCGACGGCGAGCCTGCCACGGGCGCGCTGCACTATCGTGCGGACGACCTCGGACTGCGTCGGTTCTTCGCCAAGCGCTCTTTCGACAAGCCCTCGCTGCGCGCCATCTGGGCGGCGATCACGGCGACGCCGGGGAGCAGGATCGCTGAGCTCTCGAAGACGGTGGATCTGCCGTCACGCACCGTGTCGCGTCTCGTCAATGATCTCGTCGACGCCGGCCTGGTCGACACGGCGTCGGGGGTTCGGGCCACGACCGACCGCCGGGTCGATGCCGTCGTGCGCGCGGTGAAGGCGACGCTCGCGTCGCGAGAGCGCGTCGCTGAATCACGGCTGTCGATGATGCGCGCCTACGCCGAGACGTCGCACTGCCGCCGGCGGGTCCTGCTGGACTACTTCGGTGTCGAGGGCCCGCACTGGTGCGGAAACTGCGACGGGTGCGAGCGGCACGAGGCCCAGCGGATCGAGGCGGCCGACGAGGCGGTCGAGTCCCCGCTCGCCGTCGACGATGTGGTGCGCCACCGCGAGTGGGGCGAGGGCACGGTCATGAGCGTCGAGGCTGACCGGGCGACCGTGTTCTTCGAGTCGGAAGGCTACAAGGTGGTGTCTTACACGGCTCTCGAATCCGGTGTCCTCGAGCAACGCGAGTCCGCGTCGGTCTGA
- a CDS encoding DUF4232 domain-containing protein, with translation MLVAAVVAGALWLASGLIHAVVASSPYAAQALRLLVPSPMNLLFWAWPAPWSFLALVLGGASVAAVVFVVMGWVARRGSPGFAAAWLASVAAGAVVGLFIDGIGVLDTIQSFGARGLSFASVEYAVVGAYWGLVQGRIPALVASRGGRESVDGPRRTHARWTWAVAVVVLVAFAVAGTAGRTADRTAVAEAQARADAETQAAAEPYTGFGAVPDPGAVGTPPQLVAPTSAPRDPSWCTPEQATAFVGGDDAATGHRGLSIRLTNFSDTPCIVEGYPDVAFADQNGHALDVRVERGSSFMATDAGAQPIEVPAGGYAIAFIGWDASPTAGALVASSVLVAQVAGDQRNGSAVSLDIISGSTVEVTAWELDALGDSRYSDG, from the coding sequence ATGCTGGTCGCTGCCGTCGTGGCGGGAGCATTGTGGCTGGCGAGCGGGCTGATCCACGCCGTCGTCGCATCGAGCCCGTACGCCGCTCAGGCTCTGCGGCTGCTCGTGCCGTCGCCGATGAACCTTCTGTTCTGGGCATGGCCAGCCCCGTGGTCGTTCCTCGCGCTCGTGCTGGGCGGCGCGAGCGTCGCCGCCGTAGTGTTCGTCGTCATGGGCTGGGTGGCCCGACGTGGATCGCCGGGCTTCGCGGCTGCCTGGCTCGCGTCGGTCGCCGCGGGAGCCGTGGTCGGTCTCTTCATCGACGGCATCGGAGTTCTCGACACCATCCAGAGCTTCGGAGCGCGCGGACTGTCGTTCGCGAGCGTCGAGTACGCCGTCGTGGGCGCGTATTGGGGCCTCGTGCAGGGACGGATCCCCGCGCTCGTCGCCTCGCGCGGAGGGCGCGAATCCGTCGACGGGCCGCGGCGCACGCATGCGCGGTGGACGTGGGCCGTCGCCGTCGTCGTGCTGGTCGCGTTCGCCGTCGCGGGGACGGCGGGTCGCACCGCCGACCGCACCGCGGTGGCCGAAGCGCAGGCCCGCGCCGACGCCGAGACACAAGCCGCGGCCGAGCCGTACACGGGCTTCGGAGCGGTCCCCGACCCGGGAGCCGTCGGAACTCCCCCGCAGCTCGTCGCGCCGACCTCGGCGCCTCGTGATCCGTCGTGGTGCACCCCCGAACAGGCGACGGCGTTCGTCGGGGGCGACGATGCCGCAACCGGGCACCGGGGTCTCAGCATCCGACTCACGAATTTCTCCGACACGCCCTGCATCGTCGAGGGCTATCCCGACGTCGCCTTCGCGGATCAGAACGGTCACGCGCTCGACGTCAGAGTCGAGCGCGGCAGCTCGTTCATGGCGACGGATGCCGGCGCCCAGCCGATCGAGGTGCCGGCGGGCGGCTATGCCATCGCCTTCATCGGGTGGGACGCCAGCCCCACGGCGGGCGCGCTCGTCGCCTCCTCCGTTCTCGTCGCCCAGGTCGCCGGCGACCAGAGGAACGGATCGGCGGTGTCGCTCGACATCATCTCCGGCTCGACCGTCGAGGTCACCGCGTGGGAACTCGACGCGCTCGGTGACTCGCGATACAGCGACGGCTGA